A single genomic interval of Brachyspira hyodysenteriae ATCC 27164 harbors:
- a CDS encoding class I SAM-dependent methyltransferase — translation MIAKRKCPLCHNEDVDLIHSLHYIYNRTINDLPENIDFVLCKKCSLVYNDMFSSQKEFDNYYKNNSLYDYSYTRTNIIEHYNCLDKTVQILSKYINQDSSILDIACGAGYLLSKLYDKGYNNLHGIDVSNAINSNRYKDKIDYINGNIFDVNNLFNKKFDLIILSDVIEHIFNLKILIKNVIDCLNENGIVYIKTPYIPYYKERHCLSIEHINHFSKRAFTYLALEYNLEIMEFGDSYFDKEKEIYVILKKIDFDSNQKIIYDFKKFINESYNNINYELINELEKSQKKVILWGIGLSILPILPKLKKLNIVHIVDTASKKHGKIIFNNKIINPDDITDKEAIILILPDLYYEGILNQVQELNLKNDIAFLQNRTEQNRTEQNRTEPVRIAA, via the coding sequence ATGATAGCAAAAAGAAAATGTCCATTGTGTCATAATGAAGATGTTGATTTAATACATTCTCTACATTATATCTATAATAGAACAATTAATGATTTACCTGAAAATATTGATTTTGTTTTATGTAAAAAATGTTCATTAGTATATAATGATATGTTTTCTTCTCAAAAAGAATTTGATAATTACTATAAAAATAATTCACTATATGATTATTCTTATACAAGAACTAATATAATTGAACATTACAATTGTTTAGATAAAACAGTACAAATATTAAGTAAATATATAAATCAAGATTCTAGTATATTGGATATAGCATGTGGTGCAGGATATTTACTGTCAAAATTATATGATAAAGGTTATAATAATCTTCATGGCATAGATGTGTCTAATGCTATCAATAGCAATAGATATAAAGATAAAATAGATTATATAAATGGTAATATATTTGATGTTAATAATCTTTTTAATAAAAAATTTGATCTGATTATATTATCAGATGTTATAGAACATATATTTAATTTAAAAATTTTAATAAAAAATGTTATAGATTGTTTAAATGAAAATGGAATTGTATATATAAAAACTCCATATATACCCTATTATAAAGAAAGACATTGTTTATCTATTGAACATATTAACCATTTTTCAAAAAGAGCATTTACATATCTAGCATTAGAATATAATTTAGAAATAATGGAATTTGGTGACTCTTATTTTGATAAGGAAAAAGAAATATATGTTATCTTAAAAAAGATAGACTTTGACTCTAACCAAAAGATTATATATGATTTCAAAAAATTTATAAATGAATCATATAATAATATAAATTATGAATTAATAAATGAACTAGAAAAATCTCAAAAAAAAGTAATATTATGGGGAATAGGGTTAAGTATATTACCTATACTTCCAAAATTAAAAAAACTTAATATTGTTCATATAGTAGATACAGCATCTAAAAAACATGGAAAAATTATTTTTAATAATAAGATTATTAATCCTGATGATATAACAGATAAAGAAGCAATAATATTAATTTTGCCAGATTTATATTATGAAGGTATTTTGAATCAAGTTCAAGAATTAAATTTAAAAAATGATATAGCTTTCTTACAGAACAGAACAGAACAGAACAGAACAGAACAGAACAGAACAGAACCTGTTAGAATAGCAGCATAA
- a CDS encoding NAD-dependent epimerase/dehydratase family protein → MKKILYIGGNGNISWHCVQESINSGHEVYILNREETLLTRREIQPNIIKLKSDIRNIENTKKTINNIIFDCVIDFICYNEEHAKNDLNLFKNNTKQFIFISTVSVYKKETKYLPYKENSPKDINSKYSYAYNKIKAENTFIEAYKNYGFPITIVRPANTYDTIIPVSVGHNCFTVPQRCLDGKPILIAGDGTSLCTMMHSKDFAKAFNYLVCNYDLIGEEINISGDELLTWIDISKYLLEALNIKNTDFIHIPANDLININISISDNLKNSACFGNGVMSERIYCNIFDNSKIKSIAKNWKQSISFKKGIRDTINWMFEKNIRRRFNNELDSILDSLIK, encoded by the coding sequence TTGTGTACAAGAATCTATAAATTCTGGTCATGAAGTATATATATTAAATAGGGAAGAAACTTTATTAACAAGAAGAGAAATACAACCAAATATTATAAAACTAAAATCAGATATAAGGAATATAGAAAATACTAAAAAAACAATTAATAATATAATTTTTGATTGCGTAATAGATTTTATATGTTACAATGAAGAACATGCAAAAAATGATTTAAACTTATTTAAAAATAATACTAAACAATTTATATTTATAAGTACTGTTTCTGTATACAAAAAAGAAACAAAATATTTACCTTATAAAGAAAATTCTCCAAAAGATATAAACTCAAAATATTCTTATGCGTATAATAAAATTAAAGCAGAAAATACATTTATAGAGGCATATAAAAATTATGGTTTTCCAATAACAATAGTAAGACCAGCAAACACTTATGATACTATAATACCTGTTTCAGTTGGTCATAATTGTTTCACAGTTCCACAAAGATGTTTAGATGGTAAGCCTATTTTAATAGCAGGTGATGGTACTAGTTTATGTACTATGATGCATTCTAAAGATTTTGCAAAAGCATTTAATTATTTAGTATGTAATTATGATTTAATTGGAGAAGAAATTAATATATCTGGTGATGAATTATTAACTTGGATTGATATAAGTAAATATTTACTAGAAGCTTTAAATATAAAAAATACAGATTTCATACACATACCAGCAAATGATTTGATAAATATTAATATTTCTATATCTGACAATTTAAAAAATTCTGCCTGTTTCGGCAATGGTGTAATGTCAGAAAGAATATATTGTAATATTTTTGATAATTCAAAAATAAAAAGTATTGCTAAAAATTGGAAACAAAGTATTTCTTTCAAAAAAGGAATCAGGGATACTATCAATTGGATGTTTGAAAAAAATATTAGAAGAAGATTTAATAATGAATTGGATTCCATATTAGATTCATTAATAAAATAG